Proteins found in one Amycolatopsis aidingensis genomic segment:
- a CDS encoding ubiquitin-like protein Pup, translating into MAQEKIEKHGGGDSEEEVEAGGAAGQERREKLGEDVDTILDEIDDVLEENAEDFVRAYVQKGGQ; encoded by the coding sequence ATGGCGCAGGAAAAGATCGAGAAGCACGGTGGCGGCGACTCCGAGGAGGAGGTCGAGGCCGGCGGGGCCGCGGGACAGGAGCGCAGGGAGAAGCTCGGCGAGGACGTGGACACGATCCTGGACGAGATCGACGACGTGCTCGAGGAGAACGCCGAGGACTTCGTCCGCGCCTACGTGCAGAAGGGTGGCCAGTAG
- a CDS encoding aldo/keto reductase: protein MVTAIGLGLAAVGRPAYINLGRVAELPAQRSVAALRAVTHALLDQAYAAGIRHVDVARSYGRAEEFLGAWLAERGHRDLVVSSKWGYAYVGDWRLDAPVHEVKEHSAERFRAQWRESRSLLGEAISLYQVHSLTADSPLFTDRPLLDELAALADSGVRIGFSTSGPRQSETIRRAFELEASGVRLFSAVQSTWNLLEPSAAGALAEAHAAGARVLLKETLANGRLAVDPPAAVVEAATARGGTPDAIALAAAMAQPWADVVLTGPAGSSQLAGNLAAERIALTNTERDRLSTIAEPPADYWARRAALPWQ from the coding sequence ATGGTGACCGCCATCGGGCTGGGACTTGCCGCGGTAGGCAGGCCCGCGTACATCAACCTCGGCCGGGTGGCCGAGTTGCCAGCGCAGCGATCCGTCGCCGCGCTGCGGGCGGTCACCCATGCGCTGCTCGACCAGGCCTACGCCGCCGGGATCCGGCATGTCGACGTCGCCAGGTCCTATGGGCGCGCCGAGGAGTTCCTCGGTGCCTGGCTGGCCGAGCGCGGCCACCGGGACCTGGTGGTCTCCAGCAAATGGGGGTACGCCTACGTCGGGGACTGGCGGCTGGACGCGCCCGTGCACGAGGTCAAGGAGCATTCGGCCGAGCGGTTCCGGGCGCAGTGGCGGGAGAGCCGGTCGTTGCTCGGCGAGGCGATCTCGCTGTACCAGGTCCATTCGCTGACCGCGGACAGCCCGCTGTTCACCGACCGGCCGCTGCTGGACGAGCTCGCGGCGCTTGCCGACTCAGGTGTGCGGATCGGCTTCTCCACCTCCGGCCCGCGCCAGTCGGAGACCATCCGGCGGGCCTTCGAGCTGGAGGCGTCCGGGGTGCGGCTGTTCAGCGCGGTGCAGTCCACCTGGAACCTGCTCGAGCCCTCCGCCGCGGGCGCGCTCGCCGAGGCACATGCGGCCGGGGCGCGGGTGCTGCTGAAGGAGACCCTGGCCAACGGCAGGCTCGCGGTGGACCCGCCGGCCGCGGTGGTCGAGGCCGCCACGGCCCGGGGCGGCACCCCGGACGCCATCGCCCTGGCCGCCGCCATGGCCCAGCCATGGGCCGATGTGGTTTTGACCGGCCCCGCGGGCTCGTCCCAGCTCGCAGGCAACCTGGCCGCCGAGCGAATCGCGCTGACGAACACCGAGCGGGACCGGCTCAGCACCATTGCCGAGCCGCCCGCGGACTACTGGGCGCGGCGGGCAGCCCTCCCGTGGCAGTGA
- the dop gene encoding depupylase/deamidase Dop, with translation MRRIMGTEVEYGIAVPGDATANPVLTSTQVVLAYAAAADIPRARRARWDYEVESPLRDARGFDLAGPGGGGQDPDVEDLGAANVILTNGARLYVDHAHPEYSAPEVTNPRDAVVWDKAGERVMEEAALKAATVPGQPQLQLYKNNVDGKGASYGTHENYLMARSTPFTAVIAGLTPFFVSRQVVTGSGRVGIGAQGEEPGFQLSQRSDYIEVEVGLETTLKRGIINTRDEPHADADKYRRLHVIVGDANLAEYSTYLKLGTTALVLDMVEAGTRFDDLKLDEPVRAVHQISHDPTLKTKVALADGRKFTGLDLQFAYHEMAAAHIEKHGGDSMAKDVLRLWGEVLDALSRDPAECADRLDWPAKLRLLEGYRARDQLGWAAPRLHLVDLQYSDVRLDKGLYNRLVTRGSMKRLVSEDEVRAAITTPPSDTRAYFRGRTLEKYAASIAAASWDSVIFDVGRESLVRIPTLEPLRGTKAHVGELLDRAETAEELVEALTAAE, from the coding sequence ATGCGGCGGATCATGGGAACCGAGGTCGAGTACGGCATCGCGGTGCCGGGCGACGCGACCGCGAACCCGGTGTTGACATCCACTCAGGTGGTGCTGGCCTACGCGGCGGCTGCCGATATCCCCAGGGCGCGCAGGGCGCGCTGGGACTACGAGGTCGAGTCGCCGCTGCGGGACGCGCGTGGGTTCGACCTCGCGGGCCCCGGCGGTGGCGGCCAGGACCCGGATGTCGAGGACCTCGGTGCGGCGAACGTCATCCTGACCAACGGGGCGCGGTTGTATGTGGACCACGCGCATCCGGAGTACTCCGCGCCCGAGGTGACCAATCCGCGCGATGCCGTGGTGTGGGACAAGGCGGGGGAGCGGGTGATGGAGGAGGCCGCGCTGAAGGCGGCCACCGTGCCCGGCCAGCCCCAGCTGCAGCTGTACAAGAACAATGTGGACGGCAAGGGCGCCAGCTACGGCACGCACGAGAACTACCTGATGGCGCGTTCGACGCCGTTCACCGCGGTGATCGCCGGGCTGACCCCGTTCTTCGTGTCCCGTCAGGTGGTGACCGGTTCCGGCCGGGTCGGGATCGGGGCGCAGGGCGAGGAACCCGGTTTCCAGCTGTCCCAGCGGTCCGACTACATCGAGGTCGAGGTCGGCCTGGAGACCACGCTCAAGCGCGGCATCATCAACACCAGGGACGAGCCGCACGCGGACGCGGACAAGTACCGCAGGCTGCACGTGATCGTCGGGGACGCCAACCTCGCCGAGTACTCGACGTATCTGAAGCTCGGTACGACGGCGCTGGTGCTGGACATGGTCGAGGCCGGGACCCGGTTCGACGACCTGAAGCTGGACGAGCCGGTGCGCGCGGTACACCAGATCAGCCACGACCCGACGCTGAAGACCAAGGTGGCCCTGGCCGACGGCCGCAAGTTCACCGGGCTGGACCTGCAGTTCGCTTATCACGAAATGGCCGCCGCCCATATCGAGAAGCACGGCGGCGACAGCATGGCGAAGGACGTGCTGCGGCTGTGGGGCGAGGTGCTGGACGCACTGTCCCGTGACCCGGCCGAATGCGCCGATCGGCTGGACTGGCCCGCCAAGCTGCGGTTGCTGGAGGGTTACCGCGCCCGGGACCAGCTCGGCTGGGCCGCGCCCCGGCTGCACCTGGTCGACCTGCAGTACTCGGACGTGCGGCTGGACAAGGGGCTGTACAACCGGCTGGTGACCCGCGGTTCGATGAAACGCCTGGTCAGCGAGGACGAGGTGCGCGCGGCGATCACCACCCCGCCCTCGGACACCCGGGCGTACTTCCGGGGGCGGACCCTGGAGAAGTACGCCGCTTCGATCGCGGCCGCTTCCTGGGACTCGGTGATCTTCGACGTGGGGCGCGAGTCGCTGGTGCGGATTCCTACTCTGGAGCCGCTGCGTGGTACCAAGGCGCATGTCGGGGAGTTGCTGGACCGGGCTGAGACGGCCGAGGAGCTGGTCGAGGCGCTGACCGCGGCCGAGTAG
- a CDS encoding bifunctional phosphatase PAP2/diacylglycerol kinase family protein, which produces MFRRVTKPLKKVGRVDHRLMLRSAALPRTRADELLTTLSRAANKSQLWWVIGAGLALRRGSNRRGALRGVAAITGASVTANLLGKPLFPRRRPAAELVPEHRRLVRQPTSSSFPSGHAASAAAFCTAVAMESPLAGLAIAPLAAAIAYSRVHTGVHWPSDVGAGALLGIVVGLGTRHWWPLHPDSPARTAHHAEAPVMRDGEDMLVLVNPGSGDADQDPSDEARFAWPKAVLVYPESSTDIRTQLAEEIRSRGGTVRALGVAGGDGTVAAVASVAAEHGLPLALIPAGTLNHFARDVGVGSMAEADAATEAGSARGIDLGEVEIIGVAGTERRWFVNTASLGGYPEMVRLREKIQQHHPKWPAAAIAMTRTLRRARPLHVVLGGKPTRVWVLFVGNGTYAPKGFGATTRPALDTGLLDVRYLRADVPYSRARFILAVLTNTLHASHVYRQVDLPELTVRLLDGNRRVATDGEVGPLGNEFRFRSRPSALTIYRL; this is translated from the coding sequence GTGTTCAGGCGTGTCACGAAGCCGCTGAAGAAGGTCGGCAGGGTCGACCACAGACTCATGCTGCGCAGCGCGGCACTGCCGAGGACCAGGGCAGATGAGCTGCTCACCACGCTCAGCCGGGCCGCGAACAAGTCGCAGCTGTGGTGGGTCATCGGCGCCGGGCTCGCCCTGCGCCGCGGGTCCAACCGCCGCGGCGCGCTGCGTGGTGTGGCGGCAATCACCGGGGCGAGCGTCACCGCGAACCTGCTCGGCAAGCCCCTTTTCCCGCGCCGCAGGCCCGCCGCCGAACTGGTGCCCGAGCACCGCAGGCTGGTCCGGCAACCCACTTCCTCGTCCTTCCCATCCGGGCACGCCGCCTCCGCCGCCGCCTTCTGCACCGCGGTGGCCATGGAGAGCCCGCTGGCCGGCCTGGCCATCGCCCCACTGGCTGCCGCCATCGCCTACTCCCGGGTGCACACCGGGGTGCACTGGCCCAGCGACGTCGGCGCCGGAGCACTGCTCGGCATCGTCGTCGGCCTCGGCACCCGGCACTGGTGGCCACTGCACCCGGACAGCCCCGCCCGCACCGCGCACCACGCCGAGGCCCCGGTCATGCGGGACGGCGAGGACATGCTGGTCCTGGTCAACCCCGGTTCCGGGGACGCCGACCAGGACCCCAGCGACGAGGCACGGTTCGCCTGGCCGAAGGCGGTACTGGTGTACCCGGAGAGTTCAACGGACATCCGCACGCAACTGGCCGAGGAGATCCGCTCCCGCGGCGGCACCGTGCGCGCCCTTGGCGTCGCGGGCGGGGACGGCACCGTGGCCGCGGTGGCCTCCGTCGCCGCCGAGCACGGCCTGCCGCTCGCCCTGATCCCGGCGGGCACCCTGAACCACTTCGCCCGCGATGTCGGCGTCGGCTCCATGGCCGAGGCGGACGCCGCCACCGAGGCCGGTTCGGCGCGCGGGATCGACCTGGGCGAGGTGGAGATCATCGGGGTCGCAGGCACCGAGCGGCGCTGGTTCGTCAACACGGCCAGCCTCGGTGGCTACCCGGAGATGGTGCGGCTGCGGGAGAAAATCCAGCAACACCATCCGAAATGGCCCGCAGCCGCGATCGCCATGACCAGGACCCTGCGCCGCGCCCGCCCGCTGCACGTGGTGCTCGGCGGCAAGCCCACCCGGGTGTGGGTGCTGTTCGTCGGCAACGGCACCTACGCACCGAAGGGGTTTGGGGCCACCACCAGGCCCGCGTTGGACACCGGGCTGCTGGACGTGCGCTACCTGCGCGCCGACGTGCCGTACTCCCGGGCGCGGTTCATCCTCGCCGTACTCACCAACACCCTGCACGCCAGCCATGTCTACCGGCAGGTCGACCTGCCGGAACTGACCGTGCGGCTGCTCGACGGCAACCGCAGGGTGGCCACCGACGGCGAGGTGGGCCCGCTCGGCAACGAGTTCCGCTTCCGCTCCCGCCCCAGCGCCCTCACCATCTACCGCCTGTAA
- the prcB gene encoding proteasome subunit beta, whose product MNNIPGTSVAALSSAYLSSTNTSFTDFLRSQAPELLPANRSDLSAGGEMDVPHGTTIVAMAFNGGVLMAGDRRGTTGNLISNRDMEKVFITDQYSAVGIAGTAGIALEMVRLYAVELEHYEKIEGVSLSLDGKTSKLATMVRANLEIAMAGLAVVPLFIGYDTAATDPRRVGRIVSFDVAGGRYEENFGYHAIGSGSTFAKSALKKLYNPEADAEAAIRTAVEALYDAADDDTGTGGPDMVRKIYPNVVTITAEQGAVPVPEEQTAAAAAAVVAARTERGGTG is encoded by the coding sequence ATGAACAACATCCCGGGTACGTCGGTCGCTGCGCTGTCCTCGGCATACCTGTCGTCGACGAACACCTCGTTCACCGATTTTCTCCGGTCGCAGGCCCCTGAGCTGCTGCCGGCGAACCGGTCGGACCTCTCGGCCGGAGGCGAGATGGACGTTCCGCACGGCACCACGATCGTCGCCATGGCGTTCAACGGTGGCGTATTGATGGCGGGTGACCGTCGGGGCACCACGGGTAACCTCATCTCCAACCGGGACATGGAGAAGGTGTTCATCACCGACCAGTACTCGGCCGTGGGCATCGCGGGCACCGCGGGTATCGCGCTGGAGATGGTGCGGCTGTACGCGGTGGAGCTGGAGCACTACGAGAAGATCGAGGGTGTCTCGCTGTCCCTGGACGGCAAGACGAGCAAGCTGGCCACGATGGTCCGGGCGAACCTGGAGATCGCCATGGCCGGGCTGGCCGTCGTGCCGCTGTTCATCGGCTACGACACCGCGGCCACGGATCCGCGCCGGGTGGGGCGGATCGTGTCCTTCGACGTGGCTGGGGGCCGTTACGAGGAGAACTTCGGCTACCACGCCATCGGGTCCGGCTCGACCTTCGCGAAGTCGGCGCTGAAGAAGCTGTACAACCCGGAAGCGGATGCCGAAGCGGCGATCCGGACGGCCGTGGAGGCGCTCTACGACGCGGCCGACGACGACACCGGCACCGGTGGGCCGGATATGGTGCGCAAGATCTATCCGAACGTCGTTACCATCACGGCCGAGCAGGGGGCGGTTCCGGTTCCCGAGGAGCAGACGGCGGCAGCGGCCGCAGCCGTGGTCGCCGCCCGCACCGAACGTGGTGGGACGGGCTGA
- a CDS encoding class I SAM-dependent methyltransferase: MDQEFGGDVVGFYHRYRRGYPAAVFDTLAAEFGLRPTDVAVDLGCGTGQLTCPLADRVGAVLGIDPEPDMLARARRAAAERGIGNIGWLLGADADMPALQAVLGARRVGCVTIGQALHWMDHGRLLPELATLLRPGGGVAVLTNGTPLWLQPSPWSHALRECLERLLDTELTRTCGTDEPTQRAYREAMAGAGLAVRDTRLTYRAELSLEEIVGGVYSAIPAGRLPSPARRPGFSSRIERALRPHAPFVEEVEVRMLLGTTSSGTSSGTV, from the coding sequence ATGGACCAGGAATTCGGCGGCGATGTGGTCGGCTTCTACCACCGGTACCGGCGCGGCTACCCCGCCGCCGTCTTCGACACCCTGGCGGCCGAGTTCGGCCTCCGCCCCACCGACGTCGCCGTCGACCTTGGGTGCGGGACCGGGCAGCTGACCTGCCCGCTCGCCGACCGGGTCGGCGCCGTGCTCGGTATCGACCCGGAGCCGGACATGCTGGCACGGGCCCGGCGGGCCGCGGCCGAGCGCGGGATCGGCAACATCGGCTGGCTACTGGGAGCCGATGCCGACATGCCGGCACTGCAGGCCGTGCTGGGGGCGCGCCGGGTCGGCTGCGTCACGATCGGGCAGGCCCTGCACTGGATGGACCACGGGCGGCTGTTGCCGGAACTGGCCACGCTACTCCGGCCGGGCGGTGGCGTCGCCGTCCTGACCAACGGCACCCCGCTCTGGCTACAGCCCAGCCCCTGGTCCCACGCCCTGCGGGAGTGCCTGGAACGGCTGCTCGACACCGAACTCACCCGCACCTGCGGAACCGACGAGCCCACCCAGCGCGCGTACCGGGAAGCCATGGCCGGGGCAGGTCTTGCGGTCCGCGACACCCGGCTCACCTATCGCGCCGAGCTGAGCCTCGAGGAGATCGTCGGTGGCGTCTACTCGGCAATACCGGCCGGACGACTCCCCTCCCCCGCCCGGCGACCGGGGTTCTCCAGCCGGATCGAACGTGCGTTGCGGCCACATGCGCCATTCGTCGAGGAGGTGGAAGTGCGGATGCTGCTGGGAACGACCTCGAGCGGCACCTCAAGCGGCACCGTATAG
- the prcA gene encoding proteasome subunit alpha, giving the protein MTMPLYASPEQLMRERSELARKGIARGRSVVVLKYRGGVLFVAENPSTTLHKVSEIYDRIGFAAVGRYSEFESLRKGGIRHVDLQGYSYDRRDVSARQLANVYAQTLGTIFTEQLKPFEVEICVAEVGSRPEEDQLYRLTYDGSIGDEPRHVVMGGQADTISTKLKETYEEDMDLAAALAVAVGGLRATSSGGNGDVEPGKLEVAVLDRERPGRTFRRINGAALADLLPASPAKDDDADGADAKKNGEEAESKDKPENGTGNESG; this is encoded by the coding sequence GTGACGATGCCGCTGTACGCCTCACCCGAGCAGTTGATGCGCGAGCGTTCCGAGCTCGCCCGCAAGGGAATCGCCAGGGGACGTAGCGTCGTCGTGCTGAAGTACCGCGGCGGCGTGCTGTTCGTCGCCGAGAACCCGTCCACGACCCTGCACAAGGTCTCCGAGATCTACGACCGGATCGGGTTCGCCGCGGTCGGCCGGTACAGCGAGTTCGAGAGCCTGCGCAAGGGCGGGATCCGGCATGTGGACCTGCAGGGCTACTCCTACGACCGGCGGGACGTCTCGGCGAGGCAGCTGGCCAACGTCTACGCGCAGACCCTCGGCACCATCTTCACCGAGCAGCTCAAGCCGTTCGAGGTGGAGATCTGCGTCGCGGAGGTGGGCAGCAGGCCCGAGGAGGACCAGCTCTACCGGCTGACCTACGACGGTTCGATCGGTGACGAGCCGCGGCATGTGGTGATGGGTGGTCAGGCCGACACCATCAGCACGAAGCTCAAGGAGACCTACGAGGAGGACATGGATCTCGCCGCCGCGCTGGCCGTGGCCGTCGGCGGGCTGCGGGCCACCTCCTCCGGTGGCAACGGCGATGTGGAGCCGGGCAAGCTCGAGGTGGCTGTGCTGGACCGGGAGCGGCCGGGCCGGACCTTCCGCCGGATCAACGGCGCCGCCCTCGCGGACCTGCTGCCCGCGAGCCCCGCCAAGGACGATGACGCGGACGGTGCGGACGCCAAGAAGAATGGCGAGGAAGCCGAGTCGAAGGACAAGCCGGAGAACGGCACCGGCAACGAAAGCGGCTAG
- a CDS encoding glycoside hydrolase family 5 protein, with protein MRWQTRIRTLVALAAVVVLPGTIAEAAPGDTGVVAEHSAVAANGKLSVCGLRLCNSSGRPVQLRGMSTHGLQWYAHCVTDGSLDALAGDWRADVLRLSMYIQEGGYETDPRRFTDLVDRFIEEATQRGMYAIVDWHMLSPGDPHYNLSLARTFFTEIVGRHRGKDNVLYEIANEPSGVSWSRIRSYAEEIIPVIRAQDRDAVVLVGTRGWSSLGVSEGGDEREIIANPVRAENIMYTFHFYAASHRDYYLDTLARAAQRLPVFVTEFGTQTYTGDGGNDFAMAGRYLDLMAQQKISWVNWNFSDDHRSGAVFQEGTCSAGGPWTGPGPLKPAGVWVREHIRAG; from the coding sequence ATGAGGTGGCAGACGCGGATACGGACGCTGGTCGCACTGGCCGCGGTGGTGGTCCTGCCCGGCACCATCGCCGAGGCCGCGCCCGGGGACACCGGTGTGGTGGCGGAACACAGCGCCGTCGCGGCCAACGGGAAGCTTTCGGTATGCGGGCTCCGGCTGTGCAACAGCAGTGGCCGGCCGGTGCAGCTGCGCGGGATGAGCACGCACGGGCTGCAGTGGTACGCGCACTGCGTGACGGACGGATCGTTGGACGCGCTGGCGGGGGACTGGCGCGCGGACGTCCTCCGGTTGTCGATGTACATCCAGGAAGGCGGCTACGAGACCGATCCGCGCCGGTTCACCGACCTGGTCGACCGGTTCATCGAGGAGGCGACCCAGCGCGGGATGTACGCCATCGTCGACTGGCACATGCTCAGCCCTGGCGATCCGCACTACAACCTTTCCCTGGCCCGCACCTTCTTCACCGAGATCGTCGGCAGGCACCGGGGCAAGGACAACGTGCTCTACGAGATCGCCAACGAGCCGAGCGGGGTGAGCTGGTCCCGGATCCGGAGCTACGCCGAGGAGATCATCCCGGTGATCAGGGCGCAGGACCGGGATGCGGTGGTGCTGGTGGGCACCCGTGGCTGGTCCTCGCTCGGCGTGTCCGAGGGAGGCGACGAGCGGGAGATCATCGCCAACCCGGTGCGTGCGGAGAACATCATGTACACCTTCCACTTCTACGCCGCCTCGCATCGGGACTACTACCTGGACACCCTCGCCAGGGCGGCGCAGCGGCTGCCGGTGTTCGTCACCGAGTTCGGCACCCAGACCTACACCGGGGACGGCGGCAACGACTTCGCAATGGCCGGGCGTTACCTGGACCTGATGGCACAGCAGAAGATCAGCTGGGTGAACTGGAACTTCTCCGATGACCACCGCTCCGGCGCGGTCTTCCAGGAGGGCACCTGCTCGGCCGGAGGGCCGTGGACCGGCCCCGGCCCGCTGAAGCCGGCCGGGGTGTGGGTACGCGAGCACATCCGGGCTGGGTAG
- a CDS encoding NUDIX domain-containing protein has product MPTAPAEELVAVYDSAGAVVGSAPRSEMRARGYWHAAGVVLVRSGDGQWVYVHLRAPDKDVFPGAEDCWAGGVVAAGETPAECARRELAEELGIHGVTPVPLFVHVFNEPPVRCHNFAFEVRWDGPIRHQQEEIVDGRWVPLAELRALAEDPDGPLVPDGRRGVQEWFRRFGGTEAGPHQDH; this is encoded by the coding sequence ATGCCAACCGCACCGGCCGAGGAGCTGGTCGCCGTCTACGACTCCGCCGGTGCGGTCGTCGGATCGGCGCCCCGCAGCGAGATGCGCGCCCGCGGTTACTGGCATGCCGCGGGCGTGGTGCTGGTCCGTTCCGGTGACGGCCAGTGGGTGTACGTCCATCTGCGGGCGCCGGACAAGGACGTGTTCCCCGGCGCCGAGGACTGCTGGGCGGGTGGCGTGGTCGCCGCGGGCGAGACCCCGGCCGAATGCGCGCGCCGGGAGCTGGCCGAGGAACTCGGCATCCACGGAGTGACTCCGGTCCCATTGTTCGTGCACGTGTTCAACGAACCACCGGTGCGCTGCCACAACTTCGCCTTCGAGGTCCGCTGGGACGGACCGATCCGGCACCAGCAGGAGGAGATCGTGGACGGGCGCTGGGTTCCGCTGGCCGAGCTGCGCGCGCTGGCCGAGGATCCGGATGGCCCGCTGGTCCCGGACGGCCGCCGCGGGGTCCAGGAATGGTTCCGCCGGTTCGGCGGAACCGAGGCCGGCCCCCACCAGGATCACTAA
- the pafA gene encoding Pup--protein ligase yields MQRRIFGIETEFGVTCTFHGQRRLSPDEVARYLFRRVVSWGRSSNVFLSNGSRLYLDVGSHPEYATAECDNLTQLVTHDKAGERILEDLLVDAERRLADEGIGGDIFLFKNNTDSAGNSYGCHENYLVTRAGEFSRIADVLLPFLVTRQLMCGAGKVLQTPRGAVYCLSQRAEHIWEGVSSATTRSRPIINTRDEPHADAERYRRLHVIVGDSNMAEPTTLLKVGAANLVLEMIEQGVQFRDFTLDNPIRAIREISHDMTGRRQIRLAGGREASALEIQREYHARAVQHVQANDSGPTAERVVELWGRALDAVEQQDFSKIDTEIDWAIKYRLVERYRSKNNLDLSNPRVAQLDLAYHDIRRGRGIFDLLQRKGLVKRVTDDGEIELAKDTPPQTTRAKLRGDFIAAAQQAGRDFTVDWVHLKLNDQAQRTVLCKDPFRAVDERVERLISSL; encoded by the coding sequence ATGCAGCGGCGGATCTTTGGGATCGAAACCGAGTTCGGGGTCACCTGCACCTTTCACGGGCAGCGCAGGCTGTCGCCCGACGAGGTGGCCCGGTACCTGTTCCGGCGGGTGGTGTCGTGGGGGCGCTCGTCGAACGTGTTCCTTTCCAACGGCTCCCGGCTCTACCTGGATGTGGGCTCGCACCCGGAGTATGCGACGGCCGAATGCGACAACCTCACCCAGCTGGTCACGCATGACAAGGCGGGGGAGCGCATCCTCGAGGACCTGCTGGTGGACGCCGAGCGCCGGTTGGCGGACGAGGGCATCGGCGGGGATATCTTCCTGTTCAAGAACAACACCGACTCCGCGGGCAACTCCTATGGTTGCCACGAGAACTACCTGGTCACGCGCGCGGGGGAGTTCTCCCGGATCGCGGATGTGCTGTTGCCGTTCCTGGTGACCAGGCAGCTGATGTGCGGGGCGGGCAAGGTGTTGCAGACCCCGCGCGGTGCGGTGTACTGCCTTTCCCAGCGGGCGGAACACATCTGGGAGGGTGTGTCGAGTGCCACAACCCGGTCGCGACCGATCATCAACACCCGGGACGAGCCGCATGCGGACGCGGAGCGTTACCGGCGGTTGCATGTGATCGTGGGCGACTCGAACATGGCCGAGCCGACGACCCTGCTGAAGGTCGGGGCGGCGAACCTGGTGCTGGAGATGATCGAGCAGGGGGTGCAGTTCCGGGACTTCACCCTGGACAACCCGATCCGGGCGATCCGGGAGATCAGCCACGATATGACCGGGCGCCGCCAGATCCGGCTGGCCGGTGGCAGGGAGGCCTCGGCGCTGGAGATCCAGCGGGAGTACCACGCGCGTGCCGTGCAGCATGTGCAGGCCAACGACTCCGGACCGACCGCGGAGCGGGTGGTCGAGCTGTGGGGCCGGGCGCTGGACGCCGTGGAGCAGCAGGACTTCAGCAAGATCGACACGGAGATCGACTGGGCGATCAAGTACCGGCTGGTGGAGCGGTATCGCAGCAAGAACAACCTGGACCTTTCCAACCCCAGGGTGGCCCAGCTCGACCTCGCCTACCACGACATCCGGCGCGGCCGCGGCATCTTCGACCTGCTGCAACGCAAGGGCCTGGTGAAGCGGGTGACCGACGACGGCGAGATCGAACTGGCCAAGGACACCCCGCCGCAGACCACCAGGGCCAAGCTCCGGGGCGACTTCATCGCGGCCGCGCAGCAGGCTGGACGCGACTTCACCGTGGACTGGGTGCATCTGAAGCTGAACGACCAGGCGCAGCGCACCGTGCTGTGCAAGGACCCGTTCCGTGCAGTGGACGAACGGGTGGAACGGCTGATCAGCAGCCTGTGA